A segment of the Sporichthyaceae bacterium genome:
CTGCAGTCGTTGTTCGTAATCGGCGGTCGCCAGTTCCAGCGGGCCGTCGCCGAAGAACACCCGCAGCGGCGGTTGGTCCGCGTCGACGAGATTGAGCACGGCGTCCGCGCTGGCGCTCGGATCGCCCTGCTTGGGCAGCCGGGCGGCCCAGAAGGCCTCCCTGGCCTGGTGGATCCCGGCGTAGGCGGGCAGCGGGGTGGACTGCTGCAGCGAGGGTCCGCTCCAGTCGGTGGAGAAACCGCCGGGCTCGATGATCGTGACGTGGATGCCGAAGTCCTTGACCTCGCCGGCCAGTGTCTGGCTGAAGCCCTCGAGCGCCCACTTCGAGGTGTGGTAGGCCCCCACGCCGGCAAATGCAGTGATCCCACCGATCGAGGAAACCTGCAGGATGTGCCCGCTGCGCTGCTCGCGCAGGAACGGCAGCGCGGCTTGCGTGACCCACATCGCCCCGAAGAGGTTGGTCTCCAACTGCGCGCGGAACTCCGCCTCGCTGAGCTCCTCGATCATGCCGACCTGGCCGTAGCCTGCGTTGTTCACGACGACGTCGAGGCGACCGAAATGCGCGTGCGCCCTCGCCACCGCCGCGAACGCGGCGCCCCGGTCGGTGACGTCCAGGGGGATCGTCAGGATCGCGTCCCCGTAGGTTTCCACCAGATCCTTCAACGTACCGGTGTTGCGCGCGGTGGCGGCGACGCGGTCACCGCGGCGCAGCGCGGCGACGGTCCACTCGCGGCCGAAGCCGCGGGAGCTGCCGGTGATGAACCAGGTCTTCATGCGATCTCCCGTGTAATCCATGACGAACCGGAGGAGCCTCCGTTTAGATCGAGAATAAGCGGAGGAGCCTCCGTTTAGCAAGTGAGGTCCGGTTTCCTCGCCGAGGACCGTTACCGAGCAGGGCCCCCGAACCGGTGGAGGAAGACGATGGAAACCACAACTGCTGTCCCCGAGGATCCCCCGAGTCAGGCGGTGGACG
Coding sequences within it:
- a CDS encoding SDR family oxidoreductase, which gives rise to MKTWFITGSSRGFGREWTVAALRRGDRVAATARNTGTLKDLVETYGDAILTIPLDVTDRGAAFAAVARAHAHFGRLDVVVNNAGYGQVGMIEELSEAEFRAQLETNLFGAMWVTQAALPFLREQRSGHILQVSSIGGITAFAGVGAYHTSKWALEGFSQTLAGEVKDFGIHVTIIEPGGFSTDWSGPSLQQSTPLPAYAGIHQAREAFWAARLPKQGDPSASADAVLNLVDADQPPLRVFFGDGPLELATADYEQRLQTWRAWEWLSLEAQG